In Notolabrus celidotus isolate fNotCel1 chromosome 10, fNotCel1.pri, whole genome shotgun sequence, one DNA window encodes the following:
- the phf11 gene encoding eisosome protein SEG2 isoform X3 produces the protein MGHKVFCILCRRSEETKITGPLSTKEGVTAHQNCLLYSSGIYCTESPQEDDLFGFSVDDVKDEVTRGRKLKCSKCTKRGATAGCENRRCKKSYHYPCAVEVGAKIVEEKDKGEYGLFCPKHLKSQENNGPVNGHTSTHTKHAAPRNPSEAGPSKITNGDYATAGPSRYRTESNSSGGNSSKRLFSSDDDEEVRAPTRKAKRIIIEDSLTIDEILPSDMEIFAPIESSQFDESVNSAQDCETVPQLTRNDTESHTGSGSGHQLQDESRDDDDDEDDEDDEDDDEDEGKDETSIDSDAESESLLLPVEICVESQSQSLTATTPEPYSLTETSPVETGQRGKEFSHEQSPAHSPDRQTAEPSVPLQSHTVSPAPPDGSKPDNATTSPPHPRSAISPVPPEPIYISLVSPTPSPGAPTSNPEPNPEPNIDSASFWKSCNAAGCTQAIFTDFIKELNDMSDRIESDQASQNDYDCALKVMSSSGKLEKLVTKQQKELQRKKMELEKAAAAMSEAVSALKR, from the exons ATGGGCCACAAAGTGTTCTGCATACTCTGTCGACGGTCCGAAGAGACGAAGATAACGGGACCTTTATCGACCAAGGAGGGAGTCACGGCTCACCAGAACTGTTTG CTTTATTCATCTGGAATTTATTGCACGGAATCTCCACAGGAAGACGAcctgtttggtttctctgttGACGATGTGAAGGATGAGGTGACTCGTGGCAGAAAGCTG AAATGTTCCAAATGTACAAAGAGAGGTGCAACTGCTGGTTGTGAGAACAGGCGCTGCAAGAAATCCTACCACTACCCATGTGCTGTTGAGGTTGGAGCTAAAATTGTTGAGGAGAAAGACAAGGGGGAATACGG tCTGTTCTGCCCTAAGCATCTTAAATCACAGG AAAACAACGGTCCTGTGAATGGACATACATCTACCCATACAAAGCACGCAGCTCCCAGAAATCCCAGTGAAGCTGGACCATCAAAG ATCACCAATG GAGATTATGCAACAGCTGGGCCATCCAGGTACAGAACTGAAAGCAACTCATCCGGCGGCAATTCCTCTAAG aggcTATTCAGTTCAGATGACGA TGAGGAAGTCCGTGCCCCTACGCGTAAAGccaaaagaataataatagaaGATTCTTTAACTATAG ATGAGATTCTACCTTCAGATATGGAGATATTCGCCCCTATAGAGAGCTCTCAATTTGATGAAAGTGTAAACTCTGCTCAGGACTGTGAA ACTGTGCCGCAGCTGACCAG AAACGACACTGAGAGTCACACAGGGTCCGGCTCAG GACATCAGCTGCAGGACGAGagcagagatgatgatgatgatgaggatgatgaggatgatgaggatgatgatgaggatgagggtAAAGATGAGACATCCATAGACTCA GATGCTGAGTCAGAGAGTCTGCTGCTTCCTGTGGAGATCTGCGTGGAGTCTCAGTCACAGTCACTCACAGCCACGACTCCTGAACCCTACAGTCTGACTGAGACCTCTCCAGTGGAGACGGGACAGAGAGGTAAAG AGTTCAGTCATGAGCAGAGTCCTGCTCACAGTCCTGATAGACAAACAGCTGAGCCCTCTGTGCCGCTGCAAAGCCACACTGTGTCCCCTGCTCCACCTGATGGCTCCAAACCTGACAATGCTACCACCTCACCTCCACATCCCAGGTCAGCCATTTCCCCAGTGCCACCTGAACCCATATACATATCCCTTGTTTCCCCTACTCCCTCGCCTGGAGCTCCTACCTCCAACCCAGAGCCCAACCCAGAGCCCAACATCGACTCTGCCAGCTTCTGGAAAAGCTGCAACGCTGCCGGATGCACCCAAGCCATCTTCACCGATTTCATTAAGGAGCTGAACGATATGTCTGACAGAATTGAGTCGGACCAGGCCAGCCAGAATG ATTATGACTGTGCACTAAAAGTGATGTCTTCCTCTGGAAAACTTGAAAAGCTGGTGACAAAGCAGCAGAAAG agttgcaaagaaaaaaaatggagctGGAGAAGGCAGCAGCAGCTATGTCAGAGGCCGTTTCAGCACTGAAGAGATGA
- the phf11 gene encoding eisosome protein SEG2 isoform X1 — protein sequence MGHKVFCILCRRSEETKITGPLSTKEGVTAHQNCLLYSSGIYCTESPQEDDLFGFSVDDVKDEVTRGRKLKCSKCTKRGATAGCENRRCKKSYHYPCAVEVGAKIVEEKDKGEYGLFCPKHLKSQENNGPVNGHTSTHTKHAAPRNPSEAGPSKVYCLTCERKEGKISLDSLSTNIMLYCDKHAPSSHKITNGDYATAGPSRYRTESNSSGGNSSKRLFSSDDDEEVRAPTRKAKRIIIEDSLTIDEILPSDMEIFAPIESSQFDESVNSAQDCETVPQLTRNDTESHTGSGSGHQLQDESRDDDDDEDDEDDEDDDEDEGKDETSIDSDAESESLLLPVEICVESQSQSLTATTPEPYSLTETSPVETGQRGKEFSHEQSPAHSPDRQTAEPSVPLQSHTVSPAPPDGSKPDNATTSPPHPRSAISPVPPEPIYISLVSPTPSPGAPTSNPEPNPEPNIDSASFWKSCNAAGCTQAIFTDFIKELNDMSDRIESDQASQNDYDCALKVMSSSGKLEKLVTKQQKELQRKKMELEKAAAAMSEAVSALKR from the exons ATGGGCCACAAAGTGTTCTGCATACTCTGTCGACGGTCCGAAGAGACGAAGATAACGGGACCTTTATCGACCAAGGAGGGAGTCACGGCTCACCAGAACTGTTTG CTTTATTCATCTGGAATTTATTGCACGGAATCTCCACAGGAAGACGAcctgtttggtttctctgttGACGATGTGAAGGATGAGGTGACTCGTGGCAGAAAGCTG AAATGTTCCAAATGTACAAAGAGAGGTGCAACTGCTGGTTGTGAGAACAGGCGCTGCAAGAAATCCTACCACTACCCATGTGCTGTTGAGGTTGGAGCTAAAATTGTTGAGGAGAAAGACAAGGGGGAATACGG tCTGTTCTGCCCTAAGCATCTTAAATCACAGG AAAACAACGGTCCTGTGAATGGACATACATCTACCCATACAAAGCACGCAGCTCCCAGAAATCCCAGTGAAGCTGGACCATCAAAG GTATACTGCCTCACTTgtgagaggaaagaaggaaagatcaGCTTGGATAGTTTGTCCACTAACATAAT GTTGTACTGTGACAAACATGCTCCTTCATCACATAAGATCACCAATG GAGATTATGCAACAGCTGGGCCATCCAGGTACAGAACTGAAAGCAACTCATCCGGCGGCAATTCCTCTAAG aggcTATTCAGTTCAGATGACGA TGAGGAAGTCCGTGCCCCTACGCGTAAAGccaaaagaataataatagaaGATTCTTTAACTATAG ATGAGATTCTACCTTCAGATATGGAGATATTCGCCCCTATAGAGAGCTCTCAATTTGATGAAAGTGTAAACTCTGCTCAGGACTGTGAA ACTGTGCCGCAGCTGACCAG AAACGACACTGAGAGTCACACAGGGTCCGGCTCAG GACATCAGCTGCAGGACGAGagcagagatgatgatgatgatgaggatgatgaggatgatgaggatgatgatgaggatgagggtAAAGATGAGACATCCATAGACTCA GATGCTGAGTCAGAGAGTCTGCTGCTTCCTGTGGAGATCTGCGTGGAGTCTCAGTCACAGTCACTCACAGCCACGACTCCTGAACCCTACAGTCTGACTGAGACCTCTCCAGTGGAGACGGGACAGAGAGGTAAAG AGTTCAGTCATGAGCAGAGTCCTGCTCACAGTCCTGATAGACAAACAGCTGAGCCCTCTGTGCCGCTGCAAAGCCACACTGTGTCCCCTGCTCCACCTGATGGCTCCAAACCTGACAATGCTACCACCTCACCTCCACATCCCAGGTCAGCCATTTCCCCAGTGCCACCTGAACCCATATACATATCCCTTGTTTCCCCTACTCCCTCGCCTGGAGCTCCTACCTCCAACCCAGAGCCCAACCCAGAGCCCAACATCGACTCTGCCAGCTTCTGGAAAAGCTGCAACGCTGCCGGATGCACCCAAGCCATCTTCACCGATTTCATTAAGGAGCTGAACGATATGTCTGACAGAATTGAGTCGGACCAGGCCAGCCAGAATG ATTATGACTGTGCACTAAAAGTGATGTCTTCCTCTGGAAAACTTGAAAAGCTGGTGACAAAGCAGCAGAAAG agttgcaaagaaaaaaaatggagctGGAGAAGGCAGCAGCAGCTATGTCAGAGGCCGTTTCAGCACTGAAGAGATGA
- the phf11 gene encoding eisosome protein SEG2 isoform X2: MGHKVFCILCRRSEETKITGPLSTKEGVTAHQNCLLYSSGIYCTESPQEDDLFGFSVDDVKDEVTRGRKLKCSKCTKRGATAGCENRRCKKSYHYPCAVEVGAKIVEEKDKGEYGLFCPKHLKSQENNGPVNGHTSTHTKHAAPRNPSEAGPSKVYCLTCERKEGKISLDSLSTNIMLYCDKHAPSSHKITNGDYATAGPSRYRTESNSSGGNSSKRLFSSDDDEEVRAPTRKAKRIIIEDSLTIDEILPSDMEIFAPIESSQFDESVNSAQDCETVPQLTRNDTESHTGSGSGHQLQDESRDDDDDEDDEDDEDDDEDEGKDETSIDSDAESESLLLPVEICVESQSQSLTATTPEPYSLTETSPVETGQREFSHEQSPAHSPDRQTAEPSVPLQSHTVSPAPPDGSKPDNATTSPPHPRSAISPVPPEPIYISLVSPTPSPGAPTSNPEPNPEPNIDSASFWKSCNAAGCTQAIFTDFIKELNDMSDRIESDQASQNDYDCALKVMSSSGKLEKLVTKQQKELQRKKMELEKAAAAMSEAVSALKR, encoded by the exons ATGGGCCACAAAGTGTTCTGCATACTCTGTCGACGGTCCGAAGAGACGAAGATAACGGGACCTTTATCGACCAAGGAGGGAGTCACGGCTCACCAGAACTGTTTG CTTTATTCATCTGGAATTTATTGCACGGAATCTCCACAGGAAGACGAcctgtttggtttctctgttGACGATGTGAAGGATGAGGTGACTCGTGGCAGAAAGCTG AAATGTTCCAAATGTACAAAGAGAGGTGCAACTGCTGGTTGTGAGAACAGGCGCTGCAAGAAATCCTACCACTACCCATGTGCTGTTGAGGTTGGAGCTAAAATTGTTGAGGAGAAAGACAAGGGGGAATACGG tCTGTTCTGCCCTAAGCATCTTAAATCACAGG AAAACAACGGTCCTGTGAATGGACATACATCTACCCATACAAAGCACGCAGCTCCCAGAAATCCCAGTGAAGCTGGACCATCAAAG GTATACTGCCTCACTTgtgagaggaaagaaggaaagatcaGCTTGGATAGTTTGTCCACTAACATAAT GTTGTACTGTGACAAACATGCTCCTTCATCACATAAGATCACCAATG GAGATTATGCAACAGCTGGGCCATCCAGGTACAGAACTGAAAGCAACTCATCCGGCGGCAATTCCTCTAAG aggcTATTCAGTTCAGATGACGA TGAGGAAGTCCGTGCCCCTACGCGTAAAGccaaaagaataataatagaaGATTCTTTAACTATAG ATGAGATTCTACCTTCAGATATGGAGATATTCGCCCCTATAGAGAGCTCTCAATTTGATGAAAGTGTAAACTCTGCTCAGGACTGTGAA ACTGTGCCGCAGCTGACCAG AAACGACACTGAGAGTCACACAGGGTCCGGCTCAG GACATCAGCTGCAGGACGAGagcagagatgatgatgatgatgaggatgatgaggatgatgaggatgatgatgaggatgagggtAAAGATGAGACATCCATAGACTCA GATGCTGAGTCAGAGAGTCTGCTGCTTCCTGTGGAGATCTGCGTGGAGTCTCAGTCACAGTCACTCACAGCCACGACTCCTGAACCCTACAGTCTGACTGAGACCTCTCCAGTGGAGACGGGACAGAGAG AGTTCAGTCATGAGCAGAGTCCTGCTCACAGTCCTGATAGACAAACAGCTGAGCCCTCTGTGCCGCTGCAAAGCCACACTGTGTCCCCTGCTCCACCTGATGGCTCCAAACCTGACAATGCTACCACCTCACCTCCACATCCCAGGTCAGCCATTTCCCCAGTGCCACCTGAACCCATATACATATCCCTTGTTTCCCCTACTCCCTCGCCTGGAGCTCCTACCTCCAACCCAGAGCCCAACCCAGAGCCCAACATCGACTCTGCCAGCTTCTGGAAAAGCTGCAACGCTGCCGGATGCACCCAAGCCATCTTCACCGATTTCATTAAGGAGCTGAACGATATGTCTGACAGAATTGAGTCGGACCAGGCCAGCCAGAATG ATTATGACTGTGCACTAAAAGTGATGTCTTCCTCTGGAAAACTTGAAAAGCTGGTGACAAAGCAGCAGAAAG agttgcaaagaaaaaaaatggagctGGAGAAGGCAGCAGCAGCTATGTCAGAGGCCGTTTCAGCACTGAAGAGATGA
- the LOC117820762 gene encoding RCC1 and BTB domain-containing protein 1-like, giving the protein MVDVTKWPIFSLMGPQELSNIRKACVFGSSANEAIYITNDDEVYVFGLNCSNCLGTGDSLSTIVPKKLDFLSGRKVVSMSYGSGPHILLATEDGELFAWGHNGYSQLGNGTTNQGVSPVLVSANLLNKKITEVSCGSHHSMALTDSGEVYAWGYNNCGQVGSGSTANQPTPRRVSSCLQNKVAISIVCGQTSSVAVVDNGEVYGWGYNGNGQLGLGNNGNQLTPCRLAALQGLCVQQIASGYAHSLALTDEGLLYAWGANTYGQLGTGNKSNQLSPIQIMAEKERIVEIAACHSTHTSAAKTQSGQVYMWGQCRGQSLVLPHLTHFTCTDDVFACFATPSVMWRLLSMEHDDFLTVAQSLKKEFDNPETADLKFCVDGKYICVHKAILKIRCEHFRSMFQSHWNEDMKEVIEIDQFSYPVYRSFLEFLYTDNVELPPEDAIGLLDLATSYCENRLKRLCQHIIKRGITVDNAFSLLSAAVRYDAEDLEDFCFKFCVNHLTEVTQTAAFWQIDGNLLKDFICRASRCGAFKN; this is encoded by the exons ATGGTGGACGTAACCAAATGGCCCATTTTCAGCCTAATGGGGCCTCAGGAGCTCTCCAATATACGGAAAGCATGTGTGTTTGGATCGTCTGCTAATGAGGCCATCTACATCACCAACGATGATGAG GTGTACGTGTTCGGTTTGAACTGCAGTAACTGCCTGGGAACAGGTGACAGCCTGAGCACCATCGTGCCCAAGAAGCTGGACTTCCTGAGCGGGAGGAAGGTGGTCAGCATGAGCTACGGCAGCGGTCCCCACATCCTGCTGGCCACAGAAG ACGGAGAGCTGTTCGCCTGGGGTCATAACGGTTACAGCCAACTGGGTAACGGGACAACAAACCAAGGAGTCTCTCCGGTGCTCGTGTCGGCCAACCTGCTCAATAAGAAGATTACGGAGGTGTCGTGTGGCTCCCACCACTCGATGGCTCTGACGGACTCAGGAGAA GTGTACGCGTGGGGCTACAACAACTGCGGTCAGGTCGGCTCTGGCTCCACGGCGAACCAGCCCACTCCCCGCAGAGTGTCCAGCTGTCTGCAGAACAAGGTGGCCATCAGCATCGTCTGTGGTCAGACCTCGTCCGTGGCAGTGGTGGACAACGGAGAG GTGTACGGCTGGGGCTACAACGGGAATGGACAGCTTGGACTAGGAAACAACGGGAACCAGCTCACTCCCTGTCGCCTCGCTGCCCTGCAGGGTTTATGTGTGCAACAG ATCGCCTCAGGTTACGCTCACTCTCTTGCACTCACCGACGAGGGCTTGCTTTACGCCTGGGGCGCCAACACATACGGTCAACTGGGCACCGGCAACAAGAGCAACCAACTGAGTCCCATTCAGATCATGGCCGAGAAAGAGAG GATCGTGGAGATCGCTGCGTgtcactccacacacacatcagctgcAAAGACTCAGAGCGGTCAGGTGTACATGTGGGGCCAGTGCAGGGGTCAGTCTTTAGTGCTGCCCCACCTCACACATTTCACCTGCACCGATGATGTCTTTGCATGCTTTGCTACACCCTCAGTGATGTGGAGGCTTCTTTCCATGG AGCACGATGACTTCTTGACCGTGGCTCAGTCTCTGAAGAAAGAGTTTGACAACCCAGAGACAGCCGACCTCAAGTTCTGCGTGGACGGCAAATATATCTGTGTCCACAAAGCAATTCTCAAAATCAG GTGTGAACACTTCAGGTCCATGTTCCAGTCTCACTGGAATGAAGACATGAAGGAGGTGATAGAGATAGACCAGTTCTCCTACCCGGTGTACCGCTCCTTCCTGGAGTTCCTCTACACTGACAACGTGGAGCTGCCTCCTGAGGACGCCATCG GGCTGCTGGATCTTGCCACGTCATACTGTGAGAACCGCCTGAAGCGTCTGTGTCAGCATATCATAAAGAGAGGAATCACCGTGGACAACGCCTTCTCCCTGCTGTCGGCTGCCGTGCGATATGATGCAGAG GACCTGGAAGACTTCTGCTTTAAATTTTGCGTAAACCACCTGACTGAAGTCACCCAGACAGCTGCTTTCTGGCAAATTGATGGCAACCTGCTCAAAGATTTTATATGTCGAGCCAGCCGCTGTGGAGCCTTCAAAAACTGA